A part of Jiangella alba genomic DNA contains:
- a CDS encoding ABC transporter ATP-binding protein, with product MNETNGVVTAPVLSVDGLDVTYANGARAVRELSLALGDGECLALVGESGCGKTTVARALLGLLPRRTRVAGSVRIRGTEVVGASSRRLRRLRGTDVAYVAQDPYAACDPLRTVAHHVEEGWRAKGQRPPDGQVTARLAELGIEDAQHRARLRPHQWSGGMLQRATIAGATVHGPALTVADEATSALDADLSDGVLAALRAASNALLLVSHDLALVAKHADRVAVMYHGRVVETGRTGDVIGSPRHPYTRALLLAAPRPGAGLPRELPGTPPSLADQLPGCSFAPRCAHSGDQCRELLPLLTDGVACHAVERS from the coding sequence ATGAACGAGACCAACGGCGTCGTGACGGCGCCCGTGCTGTCCGTCGACGGGCTGGACGTCACCTACGCGAACGGCGCCCGCGCCGTCCGGGAGCTGAGCCTGGCCCTCGGCGACGGCGAGTGCCTGGCACTGGTGGGGGAGTCCGGCTGCGGCAAGACCACCGTCGCCCGGGCGCTGCTCGGCCTGCTGCCGCGGCGCACGCGGGTGGCCGGATCGGTGCGCATCCGCGGCACCGAGGTCGTCGGCGCCTCGAGCCGGCGGCTGCGGCGGCTGCGCGGCACCGACGTCGCCTACGTCGCCCAGGACCCGTACGCCGCCTGCGACCCGCTGCGCACCGTCGCCCACCACGTCGAGGAGGGCTGGCGGGCGAAGGGGCAGCGACCACCGGACGGGCAGGTGACGGCTCGGCTGGCGGAGCTCGGCATCGAGGACGCGCAGCACCGGGCCCGGCTGCGTCCGCACCAGTGGTCCGGCGGCATGCTGCAGCGCGCCACCATCGCCGGCGCGACGGTGCACGGGCCCGCCCTCACCGTCGCCGACGAGGCCACCAGTGCGCTCGACGCCGACCTCAGCGACGGCGTGCTGGCCGCGCTGCGGGCCGCGTCGAACGCGCTGCTGCTGGTCAGCCACGACCTCGCGCTGGTGGCGAAGCACGCCGACCGGGTCGCCGTCATGTACCACGGGCGGGTCGTCGAGACCGGCCGCACCGGCGACGTCATCGGATCGCCGCGGCACCCGTACACGCGGGCGCTGCTGCTGGCCGCCCCGCGCCCGGGCGCCGGCCTGCCGCGCGAGCTGCCCGGCACGCCGCCGTCGCTGGCCGACCAGCTGCCCGGCTGCTCGTTCGCACCCCGCTGCGCCCACTCCGGCGACCAGTGC
- a CDS encoding ABC transporter permease yields MTAAPVLVARSARAGSQPVGVWASLLRHPSGRAGLAIAVLLALVALVGPWLTADPNQTSYDTQLAPPSSEHLLGTDQAGRDQLARVVAGAQTTLGAALAVFVLVGVIGVVVGMVAALAGGWVDTVISRFVDLLLGLPSLVLALAIVGTLGPSLRNVIIALTVSGWAYLARLARSHALGAHDRPDVIAARMAGVGRVRIAVGHVLPGVTVQVAIAATMELSAIILGLSALSFLGLGVQPPTAEWGQMLAESRFALTQMPTLALGPGLAVMLAVGAAVLISEALRDVVDPAWRRG; encoded by the coding sequence ATGACCGCGGCACCCGTCCTCGTCGCCCGCTCCGCCCGCGCCGGCAGCCAGCCGGTCGGCGTCTGGGCCAGCCTGCTGCGGCACCCGTCCGGACGGGCCGGGCTGGCCATCGCGGTGCTGCTGGCGCTGGTCGCCCTCGTGGGCCCCTGGCTCACCGCCGACCCGAACCAGACCAGCTACGACACCCAGCTCGCCCCGCCCAGCTCCGAGCACCTGCTCGGCACCGACCAGGCCGGACGCGACCAGCTGGCCCGCGTCGTCGCCGGTGCGCAGACGACGCTCGGCGCGGCGCTCGCGGTGTTCGTGCTGGTCGGCGTGATCGGCGTGGTGGTCGGGATGGTGGCCGCGCTGGCCGGCGGCTGGGTCGACACCGTCATCTCCCGCTTCGTCGACCTGCTGCTGGGCCTGCCGTCGCTGGTGCTGGCGCTGGCGATCGTCGGCACCCTCGGCCCGAGCCTGCGCAACGTCATCATCGCGCTCACCGTCAGCGGCTGGGCCTACCTGGCCCGGCTGGCCCGCAGCCACGCACTGGGTGCGCACGATCGGCCGGACGTCATCGCCGCGCGGATGGCCGGCGTCGGCCGGGTCCGGATCGCCGTCGGGCACGTGCTGCCCGGCGTGACCGTGCAGGTCGCGATCGCGGCGACGATGGAGCTCAGCGCGATCATCCTCGGGCTGTCGGCGCTGTCGTTCCTCGGCCTCGGGGTGCAGCCGCCGACCGCCGAATGGGGCCAGATGCTGGCCGAGAGCCGCTTCGCGCTCACCCAGATGCCGACGCTCGCGCTCGGGCCCGGCCTCGCCGTGATGCTCGCCGTCGGCGCGGCCGTACTGATCAGCGAGGCGTTGCGCGATGTCGTCGACCCGGCTTGGAGGCGCGGATGA
- a CDS encoding ABC transporter permease, translated as MSEMPRRRRRLGRVPRRILHMLVTLWVASLLVWSLLALAPGDPARRVLNGRGVVDPTDAQLAAERLALGLDRPAWERYLDWLGGAVRGDFGQSWRTGRPISDELAVYLPATINLTLAALLIALAVALPLGLLGAATAGRWPDAVIRVATLVMVSTPAFVIGVVLLYVVVLRWGAGNVVADGTWSNAWLPAITLAAWPAASWARILRAGLLESMSATYLHVSEARGAGRLRLLVTHALPNASVPFLAVFGVSVGWLLAGAPVVETVFTWPGIGRYTVESIIARDVPVVQAFTMLAVLLFVLSSLAVDLLSTAIDPRLRERGRPAGSMAGEAAR; from the coding sequence ATGAGCGAGATGCCGAGAAGACGGCGGCGACTGGGCCGGGTGCCGCGCCGGATCCTGCACATGCTGGTGACGCTGTGGGTGGCGAGCCTGCTGGTGTGGTCGCTGCTCGCGCTGGCGCCGGGCGACCCGGCCCGGCGGGTGCTGAACGGGCGCGGCGTCGTCGACCCGACCGACGCGCAGCTCGCGGCCGAACGGCTCGCCCTCGGCCTGGACCGGCCCGCGTGGGAGCGGTACCTGGACTGGCTCGGCGGCGCGGTGCGCGGCGACTTCGGCCAGTCCTGGCGCACCGGCCGGCCGATCAGCGACGAGCTGGCCGTGTACCTCCCCGCGACGATCAACCTCACCCTCGCGGCGCTGCTGATCGCGCTGGCGGTCGCGCTGCCGCTGGGCCTGCTCGGCGCGGCGACGGCGGGCCGCTGGCCGGACGCCGTCATCCGGGTCGCGACGCTGGTGATGGTGTCGACGCCGGCGTTCGTCATCGGCGTCGTGCTGCTCTACGTCGTGGTGCTGCGCTGGGGCGCCGGCAACGTCGTCGCGGACGGCACGTGGTCGAACGCGTGGCTGCCGGCGATCACGCTGGCGGCCTGGCCGGCGGCGTCGTGGGCGCGGATCCTGCGGGCCGGCCTGCTGGAGTCGATGTCGGCCACCTACCTGCACGTGTCCGAGGCGCGCGGCGCCGGGCGGCTGCGGCTGCTCGTGACGCACGCCCTGCCGAACGCGTCGGTGCCGTTCCTGGCCGTGTTCGGCGTCAGCGTCGGCTGGCTGCTGGCCGGCGCGCCGGTGGTCGAGACGGTGTTCACCTGGCCGGGCATCGGCCGCTACACCGTCGAGTCGATCATCGCCCGCGACGTGCCCGTCGTGCAGGCGTTCACGATGCTGGCCGTGCTGCTGTTCGTGCTGAGCAGCCTGGCCGTCGACCTCCTCTCGACGGCGATCGACCCGCGGCTGCGCGAGCGCGGCCGGCCGGCCGGATCGATGGCGGGGGAGGCGGCGCGATGA
- the solA gene encoding N-methyl-L-tryptophan oxidase: MADRYRVIVVGCGAIGAATAYWLSRRLGGDVLVLEQFDLGHSRGASEDHSRVIRHTYTRTAYTTLTPAAYQSWSIVEQATGLRLVQRTGGLILASEDAPSISFVDDTVAAMAATNLPHEELGAADVMRRWPQWRLEPHHRGVLDPEAGVLDIRQATAAHVALSRDNGVTIVPNAPVTGLTETAGGVEVAIADGRRFSADRLVLSGGAWNPELLELLGTRLPITLTEEQVTYFATPKVREFTPDRFPVFGFIDDDSRLYYGLPVYGEVAVKAGLDGVGPEVTSETRTYRTDPGRVDEVRRFLGRHLPAAVGPELYSRVCCYDFPPDRDFIADYVPGHERVLVCAGAGHAGKFAGLLGRVLTELALDGVSRFPVEAFRADRPALYSSAPMQVSRSNSM, encoded by the coding sequence ATGGCGGACCGGTACCGGGTGATCGTGGTGGGATGCGGCGCGATCGGGGCCGCCACCGCCTACTGGCTGAGCCGGCGTCTCGGCGGCGACGTCCTGGTGCTGGAGCAGTTCGACCTCGGCCATTCGCGGGGCGCGTCGGAGGACCACTCGCGCGTCATCCGGCACACGTACACCCGCACCGCCTACACGACGCTCACCCCGGCGGCGTACCAGAGCTGGAGCATCGTCGAGCAGGCCACCGGGCTGCGGCTGGTGCAGCGGACCGGCGGGCTGATCCTGGCGTCGGAGGACGCCCCGTCGATCTCGTTCGTCGACGACACCGTCGCCGCGATGGCCGCGACGAACCTCCCGCACGAGGAGCTGGGCGCCGCCGACGTCATGCGCCGCTGGCCGCAGTGGCGGCTGGAGCCGCACCACCGCGGCGTACTGGACCCGGAGGCCGGGGTGCTCGACATCCGCCAGGCGACCGCCGCGCACGTCGCGCTCAGCCGCGACAACGGCGTCACGATCGTGCCGAACGCGCCGGTGACGGGCCTGACGGAGACGGCGGGCGGGGTCGAGGTCGCGATCGCCGACGGCCGCCGCTTCAGCGCCGACCGGCTGGTGCTCAGCGGCGGCGCCTGGAACCCGGAGCTGCTGGAGCTGCTGGGCACCCGGCTGCCGATCACGCTCACCGAGGAGCAGGTGACGTACTTCGCCACCCCCAAGGTGCGCGAGTTCACCCCGGACCGCTTCCCGGTGTTCGGCTTCATCGACGACGACAGCCGGCTCTACTACGGGCTGCCGGTGTACGGCGAGGTCGCGGTGAAGGCCGGGCTGGACGGCGTCGGGCCGGAGGTCACCAGCGAGACGCGGACGTACCGGACCGACCCGGGCCGGGTCGACGAGGTCCGCCGGTTCCTGGGCCGGCACCTGCCGGCCGCCGTCGGGCCGGAGTTGTACTCGCGGGTCTGCTGCTACGACTTCCCGCCGGACCGCGACTTCATCGCCGACTACGTCCCCGGCCACGAACGCGTGCTGGTCTGCGCCGGAGCCGGCCACGCGGGCAAGTTCGCCGGGCTGCTCGGCCGGGTGCTCACCGAGCTGGCGCTCGACGGCGTCAGCCGGTTCCCGGTCGAGGCCTTCCGGGCCGACCGACCGGCCCTCTACTCTTCGGCCCCAATGCAGGTCAGCCGCTCCAACTCGATGTGA